A single region of the Mycobacterium lentiflavum genome encodes:
- the rpsC gene encoding 30S ribosomal protein S3, with product MGQKINPHGFRLGITTDWKSRWYADKQYADYVKEDVAIRRLLSTGLERAGIADVEIERTRDRVRVDIHTARPGIVIGRRGTEADRIRADLEKLTKKQVQLNILEVKNPESQAQLVAQGVAEQLSNRVAFRRAMRKAIQSAMRQPNVKGIRVQCSGRLGGAEMSRSEFYREGRVPLHTLRADIDYGLYEAKTTFGRIGVKVWIYKGDIVGGKRELAAAAPAGADRPRRERPSGTRPRRSGASGTTATSTEAGRAAGAEENTANAAAESAPAPEPQSTES from the coding sequence GTGGGCCAGAAGATCAATCCGCACGGCTTCCGGCTGGGGATCACCACCGACTGGAAGTCCCGCTGGTACGCCGACAAGCAGTACGCCGACTACGTCAAGGAAGACGTGGCGATCCGCCGGCTGCTGTCCACCGGTCTGGAGCGCGCCGGCATCGCCGACGTGGAGATCGAGCGCACCCGCGACCGCGTCCGGGTCGACATCCACACCGCGCGTCCCGGCATCGTGATCGGCCGCCGCGGCACCGAGGCTGACCGGATCCGCGCGGACCTGGAGAAGCTGACCAAAAAGCAGGTGCAGCTGAACATCCTCGAGGTCAAAAACCCGGAGTCGCAAGCACAATTGGTGGCCCAGGGCGTTGCGGAGCAGCTGAGCAACCGGGTGGCGTTCCGTCGCGCGATGCGCAAGGCCATCCAGTCGGCGATGCGTCAGCCCAACGTCAAGGGCATCCGGGTGCAGTGCTCGGGCCGCCTCGGTGGCGCCGAGATGAGCCGCTCGGAGTTCTACCGCGAGGGCCGGGTCCCGCTGCACACCCTGCGTGCCGACATCGACTACGGCCTGTACGAGGCCAAGACGACCTTCGGCCGGATCGGCGTGAAGGTGTGGATCTACAAGGGCGACATCGTCGGCGGCAAACGCGAATTGGCCGCTGCCGCACCGGCGGGCGCCGACCGTCCGCGCCGCGAACGGCCGTCGGGCACCCGCCCACGCCGCAGCGGCGCATCGGGTACCACGGCCACCAGCACTGAGGCTGGACGAGCCGCGGGCGCCGAAGAAAACACGGCGAATGCCGCGGCCGAGAGTGCGCCTGCACCCGAACCGCAGAGCACGGAGAGCTGA
- the rplP gene encoding 50S ribosomal protein L16, producing the protein MLIPRRVKHRKQHHPRQRGIASGGTEVNFGDYGIQALEHAYVTNRQIESARIAINRHIKRGGKVWINVFPDRPLTKKPAETRMGSGKGSPEWWVVNVKPGRVLFELSYPNEQTAREALTRAIHKLPIKARIITREDQF; encoded by the coding sequence ATGTTGATTCCCCGCAGAGTTAAGCACCGCAAGCAACACCATCCACGCCAGCGTGGCATCGCCAGCGGTGGCACGGAAGTGAACTTCGGCGATTACGGCATCCAGGCCCTCGAGCACGCCTACGTCACCAACCGGCAGATCGAGTCGGCCCGTATCGCGATCAACCGGCACATCAAGCGCGGTGGCAAGGTGTGGATCAACGTCTTCCCCGACCGTCCGCTGACCAAGAAGCCCGCCGAAACCCGGATGGGTTCCGGTAAGGGCTCGCCCGAGTGGTGGGTGGTCAACGTCAAGCCGGGCCGGGTGCTGTTCGAACTCAGCTACCCCAACGAGCAGACCGCTCGCGAGGCGCTCACCCGAGCAATCCACAAGCTGCCGATCAAGGCACGCATCATCACCCGAGAGGATCAGTTCTGA
- the rpmC gene encoding 50S ribosomal protein L29 has product MAVGTSPGELRELTDEELTERLRESKEELFNLRFQMATGQLNNNRRLRTVRSEIARVYTVLRERELGLASGPDGSDGK; this is encoded by the coding sequence ATGGCAGTGGGTACTTCGCCTGGCGAACTGCGCGAGCTCACCGACGAGGAGCTGACCGAGCGCCTGCGCGAATCCAAGGAGGAGCTGTTCAACCTCCGCTTCCAAATGGCGACCGGACAGCTCAACAACAACCGCCGGCTGCGCACGGTGCGTTCGGAAATCGCCCGTGTGTACACGGTGCTGCGTGAACGAGAGCTGGGCCTGGCTAGTGGTCCTGATGGATCCGACGGAAAATAA
- the rpsQ gene encoding 30S ribosomal protein S17, which yields MAEAKAAPNQAPAKDGTSKAKGPQHTPANPKTRGRRKTRIGYVVSDKMQKTIVVELEDRMRHSLYGKIIRTTKKVKAHDEDSVAGIGDRVALMETRPTSATKRWRLVEVLEKAK from the coding sequence ATGGCAGAAGCTAAGGCCGCTCCCAACCAAGCCCCTGCGAAGGATGGCACTTCGAAAGCGAAGGGCCCGCAGCACACTCCGGCGAACCCGAAGACGCGTGGTCGGCGCAAGACACGCATCGGCTACGTGGTGAGCGACAAGATGCAGAAGACCATCGTGGTCGAGCTGGAAGACCGTATGCGTCACTCGCTGTACGGCAAGATCATCCGGACGACCAAGAAGGTCAAGGCGCACGACGAGGACAGCGTCGCCGGGATCGGTGACCGCGTCGCGCTGATGGAGACCCGCCCGACGTCGGCCACCAAGCGGTGGCGTCTCGTCGAGGTGCTGGAAAAAGCTAAGTAA
- a CDS encoding arylsulfatase, which produces MSPDAQGFQGKIELDIRDSEPDWGPYAAPTAPENSPNILYLVWDDTGIATWDCFGGLVEMPAMTRIAERGIRLSQFHTTALCSPTRASLLTGRNATTVGMATIEEFTDGFPNCNGRIPTDTALISEVLAERGYNTYCVGKWHLTPLEECSMASTKRHWPTSRGFERFYGFMGGETDQWYPDLVYDNHPVNPPGTPEDGYHLSKDLADKTIEFIRDAKVIAPEKPWFSYVCPGAGHAPHHVFKEWADKYAGRFDMGYERYREVVLKNQKSLGIVPPDTELSPINPYLDVKGPGGEPWPLQDTVRPWDSLNDEEKKLFSRMAEVFAGFLSYTDAQIGRILDYLEESGQLDNTIVVVISDNGASGEGGPNGSVNEGKFFNGYIDTVEESMKLFDHLGGPQTYNHYPIGWAMAFNTPYKLYKRYASHEGGIADSAIISWPNGIAAHGEVRDNYVNVSDITPTVYDLLDMTAPDTVKGITQKPLDGVSFKVALDDPAADTGKQTQFYTMLGTRGIWHNGWFANTVHAATPAGWSHFDADRWELFHIEADRSQCHDLAAEHPEKLEELKALWFSEAAKYNGLPLSDLNLMETMTRFRPYLVGERTSYIYYPDCADVGIGAAAEIRGRSFGLLADVTVDTTGAEGVLFKQGGAHGGHVLFIQDGRLHYVYNFLGERQQLVSSSDAVPLGRHLFGAAYTRTGTVPNSHTPLGDVTLFIDDEVVGTLADVITHPGTFGLAGAGITVGRNGGSEVSSRYKAPFSFTGGTIAAVTIDLSGRPYQDVETELALAFSRD; this is translated from the coding sequence ATGTCCCCTGACGCGCAAGGCTTTCAAGGCAAGATCGAGCTGGACATTCGCGATTCGGAGCCGGACTGGGGCCCGTATGCCGCACCGACCGCCCCGGAGAATTCGCCGAACATCCTGTATCTGGTCTGGGATGACACCGGCATCGCGACGTGGGACTGCTTCGGCGGCCTGGTCGAGATGCCAGCGATGACGCGGATTGCCGAGCGCGGCATCCGGCTGTCGCAATTTCACACCACCGCACTATGCTCGCCGACCCGCGCGTCGTTGCTGACCGGTCGCAACGCCACCACGGTGGGTATGGCCACCATCGAAGAATTCACCGACGGTTTCCCGAACTGCAACGGCCGGATCCCGACCGACACCGCACTGATCTCCGAGGTGCTCGCCGAACGTGGTTACAACACTTACTGTGTCGGCAAGTGGCACCTAACGCCCCTCGAAGAATGCAGCATGGCCTCGACGAAACGGCACTGGCCCACCTCACGCGGCTTCGAGCGGTTCTACGGATTCATGGGCGGTGAGACCGACCAGTGGTACCCCGACCTGGTCTACGACAACCATCCGGTGAACCCACCCGGCACCCCCGAAGACGGCTACCACCTCTCTAAGGACCTCGCCGACAAAACAATCGAATTCATCCGCGATGCCAAGGTGATTGCGCCCGAAAAGCCCTGGTTCAGCTATGTGTGCCCCGGCGCCGGACACGCGCCGCATCACGTCTTCAAGGAGTGGGCCGACAAGTACGCCGGCCGGTTCGACATGGGCTACGAACGCTACCGCGAGGTCGTACTGAAAAATCAGAAGTCGTTGGGGATCGTGCCGCCGGACACCGAACTGTCCCCGATCAACCCGTATCTTGATGTCAAGGGGCCGGGCGGCGAGCCGTGGCCGCTGCAGGACACGGTTCGCCCCTGGGACTCGCTCAACGACGAAGAGAAGAAGCTGTTTTCGCGAATGGCCGAGGTGTTCGCCGGGTTCCTGAGCTACACCGACGCCCAGATCGGCCGCATCCTGGACTATCTCGAGGAATCCGGCCAGCTCGACAACACCATCGTCGTGGTGATTTCCGACAACGGAGCCAGCGGCGAAGGCGGTCCGAACGGATCGGTGAACGAGGGCAAATTCTTCAACGGCTACATCGACACCGTCGAGGAGAGCATGAAGCTCTTCGATCACCTCGGTGGGCCTCAGACCTACAATCATTACCCGATCGGCTGGGCGATGGCCTTCAACACGCCCTACAAGCTCTACAAGCGCTACGCGTCGCACGAAGGCGGTATCGCGGACTCGGCAATCATCTCGTGGCCCAACGGAATCGCGGCGCACGGTGAGGTGCGCGACAACTACGTCAACGTTTCCGACATCACCCCGACCGTCTACGACCTGCTGGACATGACCGCCCCGGACACGGTCAAAGGTATTACGCAGAAGCCGTTAGACGGAGTGAGTTTCAAAGTGGCCCTGGATGATCCGGCCGCCGACACCGGCAAGCAGACCCAGTTCTACACGATGCTGGGCACCCGCGGGATCTGGCACAACGGCTGGTTCGCCAACACCGTACACGCCGCCACGCCGGCGGGCTGGTCGCACTTCGACGCCGATCGATGGGAGCTGTTCCACATCGAGGCTGACCGCAGCCAGTGCCACGATCTGGCAGCCGAGCATCCCGAGAAGTTGGAAGAGCTTAAGGCGCTGTGGTTTTCCGAGGCCGCAAAGTACAACGGTCTGCCGTTGTCGGACCTGAACCTGATGGAGACCATGACCCGCTTCCGGCCCTACCTGGTGGGGGAGCGGACCAGCTACATCTACTACCCCGACTGCGCGGACGTCGGAATCGGTGCCGCCGCCGAAATTCGGGGGCGCTCGTTCGGCCTGCTGGCCGACGTGACCGTGGACACCACCGGCGCCGAAGGCGTGCTGTTCAAGCAGGGCGGCGCGCACGGCGGGCATGTGCTGTTCATCCAGGACGGACGCCTGCATTACGTCTACAACTTCCTGGGCGAGCGCCAACAGCTGGTGTCCTCGTCGGACGCGGTGCCGTTGGGCCGACACCTCTTCGGCGCCGCCTACACGCGGACCGGGACGGTGCCCAACAGTCATACGCCGCTGGGTGACGTCACCCTGTTCATCGACGACGAGGTGGTCGGCACGCTCGCGGATGTGATCACTCACCCCGGCACCTTCGGTTTGGCGGGCGCCGGCATCACTGTCGGGCGAAACGGCGGATCCGAAGTGTCCAGCCGCTACAAGGCGCCGTTTAGCTTCACCGGCGGCACTATCGCCGCGGTCACGATCGACTTGTCCGGGCGCCCGTACCAAGACGTGGAAACCGAACTTGCGCTTGCATTTTCGCGCGACTGA
- a CDS encoding DUF4436 domain-containing protein, with product MTAEAPPLPPSKPETRGRQIAIAFGILVAVISVYVLSLIAVHLLAKSAPPLPAVDFSKVEAEDSVVQVNLSELKTVANRLTVNVLVYPKDSLYDKNFGVLTTDAVVRLYPDNDLGDLQYPIGKAPAQVTTTIEAHGDPGNWPFDSYKTEVIAADVFTGTGQNREKAPARVEVTGKLDGWDASVTRVHDPDDADPNIMDNVVITLHRSKGPLIFDVGVVLVLITLPMLALWVAIPVALGRTSFLPPLTTWYGAMLFAIVPLRNILPGNPPYGSWIDQAVVLWVLIALVAALALFLVGWWRQRDRRTPKKT from the coding sequence ATGACCGCTGAAGCCCCGCCGCTGCCGCCGTCGAAACCAGAAACGCGCGGTCGCCAAATCGCAATAGCCTTCGGGATTCTCGTAGCGGTCATCAGCGTCTACGTCCTATCCCTGATTGCGGTGCACCTGTTGGCCAAATCGGCGCCGCCGTTGCCCGCCGTGGACTTCAGCAAGGTCGAGGCCGAAGACAGCGTCGTGCAGGTGAACCTGAGCGAACTGAAAACGGTGGCGAATCGTCTGACGGTGAATGTGCTTGTCTACCCGAAAGATTCGCTGTACGACAAGAACTTCGGTGTGCTGACCACCGACGCGGTAGTGCGACTGTATCCCGATAACGACCTCGGCGACCTGCAGTACCCGATTGGTAAGGCGCCGGCGCAGGTGACCACCACCATCGAGGCGCACGGCGATCCGGGCAACTGGCCTTTCGACTCGTACAAAACTGAAGTCATCGCGGCCGACGTGTTCACTGGAACCGGCCAAAACCGCGAAAAGGCGCCTGCCCGCGTGGAAGTCACCGGAAAGCTGGACGGCTGGGACGCGAGCGTCACCCGGGTCCACGATCCCGATGACGCCGATCCCAACATCATGGACAACGTGGTCATCACTCTGCACCGGTCCAAGGGCCCGCTGATCTTCGATGTCGGTGTGGTGCTGGTACTCATCACCCTGCCGATGTTGGCGTTGTGGGTGGCTATTCCGGTGGCCCTGGGCCGGACTTCGTTCCTGCCGCCGCTGACCACCTGGTACGGCGCCATGCTGTTCGCCATCGTCCCGCTGCGCAATATCCTGCCGGGCAATCCACCGTATGGTTCGTGGATCGACCAAGCCGTCGTGCTATGGGTGTTGATCGCGCTCGTCGCGGCCTTGGCCTTGTTCCTGGTCGGCTGGTGGCGGCAACGAGATCGAAGAACGCCCAAGAAGACCTAG
- the pstS gene encoding phosphate ABC transporter substrate-binding protein PstS encodes MKHNRPAAAISVLTAAALVLSGCGKPHTSLSYANGARVDCGGKQDITASGSTAQANAMKRFVDAYSKACKGQTLSYTANGSAAGVEDFLAGKTDFAGSDLPLSGDQYAAAKQRCGGADAWNLPVVFGPIAITYNLNAIDSLVLDAPTLAKIFNGTITRWDDPAITAMNASMPPENIHVIHRADPSGTTANFQAYLQAASGGAWDKGTGKVFNGGVGTSAHGNVGTSSEVKNTEGAISYNELSFALDQGLFAAQIKTPASRKSLRPVRIGTDSVGKTIANAKIVGKGNDLVLDTTPFYNPTQPDVYPIVMVTYEIVCSKYTDPAVGQAVKAFLQAAVGPGQADLDKNGYIPLPPDFQSRVFTAIDAITSASIENVR; translated from the coding sequence GTGAAGCACAACAGACCGGCTGCCGCCATAAGCGTGCTGACCGCGGCCGCACTGGTGCTCTCGGGATGCGGAAAGCCCCACACCTCGCTGTCTTACGCCAACGGAGCGCGAGTCGATTGCGGCGGCAAACAAGACATCACCGCCAGCGGTTCGACCGCGCAGGCAAACGCGATGAAGCGCTTTGTCGATGCCTACTCGAAGGCCTGCAAGGGACAAACTCTGTCCTACACCGCAAACGGTTCGGCCGCGGGGGTCGAGGACTTCCTCGCGGGCAAGACCGACTTCGCCGGATCCGACCTTCCCCTCTCCGGTGACCAGTACGCGGCCGCCAAGCAGCGCTGCGGCGGCGCCGACGCGTGGAACCTCCCGGTCGTGTTTGGGCCGATCGCTATCACCTACAACCTCAACGCCATTGATTCCCTGGTACTCGACGCGCCCACGCTGGCCAAGATTTTCAACGGCACCATCACGCGTTGGGATGATCCGGCCATCACCGCCATGAACGCCTCGATGCCGCCGGAGAACATTCACGTTATCCACCGCGCCGACCCATCGGGCACCACCGCCAACTTCCAGGCCTACCTGCAGGCCGCATCGGGTGGGGCCTGGGACAAGGGCACCGGAAAGGTCTTCAACGGCGGCGTGGGAACCAGCGCCCACGGCAACGTCGGCACGTCGTCGGAGGTGAAGAACACCGAGGGTGCGATCTCTTACAACGAGCTGTCGTTCGCGTTGGACCAGGGCCTGTTCGCTGCCCAGATCAAGACCCCGGCAAGCCGGAAATCGTTGCGCCCGGTCCGCATCGGAACCGACAGCGTCGGCAAGACCATCGCCAACGCCAAGATCGTCGGCAAGGGCAACGATCTCGTGCTGGACACCACGCCGTTCTACAACCCCACCCAGCCCGACGTGTACCCGATCGTGATGGTCACCTACGAGATCGTCTGCTCGAAATACACCGACCCGGCCGTCGGCCAAGCGGTCAAGGCGTTCCTGCAGGCGGCCGTCGGACCAGGCCAGGCCGATCTCGACAAGAACGGGTACATCCCGTTGCCGCCCGACTTCCAGTCACGAGTCTTCACCGCTATTGACGCCATCACCTCGGCGTCAATTGAGAATGTGCGCTAA
- a CDS encoding DUF4436 domain-containing protein: MTAQAPPTHAAPPPPPKPKRRRLLGIAILGGFVVVYALSLFGFVLLGESAAPLKTPDLNAADDTVVLLRVEELKTVANRLGVKVLVYPQEAMWDSRLDVLKQDTAVRMDPPNDLGDLVYPAGKSPAQVATTVEAHGDPEIWPFDSYETDTLSADVLVGSGDDRKYKPARIEVAGKLEGWDVSVQRVGEGGDSVIITLQRSKAPLIFDLGICLVLFAMPTIALAVVIPMVIGKRKVVPPFGGWFAALLFAVIPIRNFLPGAPPPGAWIDQALVIWVLIALVGAMGLYMLAWYRRSD, encoded by the coding sequence ATGACCGCTCAAGCCCCGCCTACCCACGCCGCCCCGCCGCCACCGCCCAAACCGAAGCGCCGCCGGCTGCTTGGCATTGCGATCCTCGGCGGCTTCGTCGTGGTGTACGCGTTGTCGTTGTTCGGCTTTGTCCTGCTGGGCGAATCCGCCGCGCCGCTGAAGACCCCCGATCTCAACGCGGCCGACGACACCGTGGTTCTGCTCCGCGTCGAGGAGCTCAAGACGGTCGCTAATCGCCTCGGGGTGAAGGTGCTCGTGTACCCGCAGGAGGCCATGTGGGACTCGCGGCTGGACGTCTTGAAACAGGACACCGCGGTGCGGATGGATCCGCCGAACGACCTCGGGGACTTGGTCTATCCGGCGGGGAAGTCGCCGGCACAGGTGGCCACCACGGTCGAGGCCCACGGCGACCCGGAGATCTGGCCCTTCGACTCCTACGAGACGGACACTCTTTCGGCCGACGTGCTCGTCGGGTCCGGTGACGACCGCAAATACAAACCCGCGCGTATCGAGGTGGCCGGAAAATTGGAAGGCTGGGACGTCAGCGTTCAGCGGGTCGGCGAAGGCGGCGACAGCGTGATCATCACGCTGCAGAGGTCCAAGGCGCCGCTGATCTTCGATCTGGGAATCTGTCTGGTCCTCTTCGCCATGCCCACCATCGCGTTGGCGGTCGTCATTCCGATGGTGATCGGTAAGCGGAAGGTGGTGCCTCCGTTCGGCGGGTGGTTCGCCGCGCTGCTCTTCGCCGTCATCCCCATCCGCAACTTCCTGCCGGGGGCCCCACCACCGGGTGCCTGGATCGACCAAGCGCTGGTGATCTGGGTGCTGATCGCCCTTGTCGGGGCAATGGGCTTGTACATGCTCGCGTGGTACCGGCGATCCGACTAA
- a CDS encoding formylglycine-generating enzyme family protein, whose protein sequence is MLTELVDLPGGAFRMGSTSFYPEEAPIHTVTVSSFAVERHPVTNAQFAEFVTATGYVTVAEQPIDPARYPGIDHSQLSAGAMVFRPTPGPVDLRDWRQWWDWVPGANWQHPFGPDSDIADRADHPVVQVAYPDAAAYARWAGRRLPTEAEWEYAARGGSQTTYAWGDEPNPGGQLMANTWQGSFPYRNDGAHGWVGTSPVGEFAPNGFGLLDMIGNVWEWTATEFSAHHRLDQPPKACCTPSGPADPAVSQALKGGSHLCAPEYCHRYRPAARSPQSQDTATTHIGFRCVADPGSAAER, encoded by the coding sequence GTGCTCACCGAGTTGGTCGATCTGCCCGGCGGTGCCTTCCGCATGGGCTCGACGAGCTTCTACCCCGAAGAGGCGCCCATCCACACCGTGACGGTGAGTTCGTTCGCGGTGGAACGGCACCCGGTGACAAACGCGCAGTTTGCCGAATTCGTCACTGCCACAGGCTATGTCACTGTCGCCGAGCAGCCGATCGATCCGGCGCGCTACCCCGGTATAGATCACAGCCAGCTCAGTGCGGGCGCGATGGTTTTCCGTCCCACGCCGGGCCCGGTTGACCTGCGCGACTGGCGACAGTGGTGGGACTGGGTGCCGGGCGCGAATTGGCAGCACCCGTTCGGACCGGACAGCGATATCGCGGACCGGGCCGATCATCCCGTCGTTCAGGTCGCGTATCCCGACGCCGCGGCCTACGCGCGCTGGGCCGGGCGGCGACTGCCGACGGAGGCGGAGTGGGAGTATGCGGCCCGCGGCGGAAGTCAGACCACCTACGCGTGGGGCGACGAGCCCAATCCGGGCGGGCAACTGATGGCCAACACCTGGCAGGGCAGCTTCCCGTACCGCAACGACGGCGCCCACGGCTGGGTGGGAACGTCGCCGGTGGGGGAGTTTGCGCCGAACGGATTCGGACTGCTTGACATGATCGGCAACGTCTGGGAGTGGACGGCCACCGAGTTTTCCGCGCACCACCGCCTCGATCAGCCCCCGAAGGCGTGTTGCACCCCGTCGGGGCCGGCCGACCCGGCTGTCAGCCAGGCCCTGAAGGGCGGTTCGCACCTGTGCGCGCCGGAGTACTGCCACCGCTACCGACCGGCGGCCCGGTCGCCACAATCGCAGGACACCGCTACTACCCACATCGGGTTTCGCTGCGTGGCCGACCCCGGATCCGCCGCCGAGCGTTAA
- a CDS encoding DUF4436 domain-containing protein, whose product MTTETPPTEAPSEEPSAKKSGLLSYLNRHRPRLSLGAFILAVVIGVYVFSLFGVHYLQRSEGPLPPLDLSEGGGNDTIVQLRLDDFKTTSNRLKVDVLVYPPDTLYDKRFDVLNTDVAVRLYPTNDLGDLQFPKGKAPAQVETTIEAHGDPANWPLDTYKTEKISADTFVGSGDDRKKLPARVEVTGGLDGWDVTVSRDDETSNVNSRGLDDAQLVITMKRAKGPLVFDIFICIVLVTLPILGLSVAIPMVMGRRKFVPPFGTWYAAMLFAIVPLRNILPGSPPPGSWIDQAVVQWVLLALVSAMSLYILAWIRQGD is encoded by the coding sequence ATGACCACCGAAACGCCGCCAACGGAGGCGCCCTCGGAGGAACCATCGGCGAAGAAGTCGGGCCTCCTCAGCTATCTGAACCGGCACCGCCCGCGCCTGTCGCTCGGCGCGTTCATTCTGGCCGTGGTGATCGGCGTCTACGTCTTCTCGCTGTTCGGTGTGCACTACTTGCAGCGATCGGAGGGACCGCTTCCGCCGCTGGACCTCAGTGAGGGCGGCGGCAACGACACGATCGTGCAGTTGCGCCTGGACGACTTCAAAACCACGTCTAACCGTCTCAAAGTGGATGTCCTCGTCTATCCCCCGGACACGCTGTACGACAAGCGATTCGACGTGCTGAACACCGACGTCGCGGTCCGCCTGTATCCGACGAACGACCTCGGCGACCTGCAGTTCCCGAAAGGCAAGGCGCCGGCACAGGTCGAAACCACCATCGAAGCGCACGGCGATCCGGCCAACTGGCCGCTCGACACCTACAAAACCGAGAAGATCTCCGCCGACACCTTCGTCGGCTCCGGCGACGACCGCAAAAAACTCCCCGCCCGTGTCGAGGTGACCGGGGGGTTGGACGGCTGGGACGTCACCGTCAGCCGCGACGACGAAACCAGCAACGTGAACTCGCGCGGTCTCGATGACGCCCAGCTGGTCATCACGATGAAGCGGGCCAAGGGACCGCTGGTCTTCGACATCTTCATCTGCATCGTGCTCGTCACGCTGCCAATCTTGGGCTTGTCGGTGGCCATTCCGATGGTGATGGGCCGCAGAAAATTCGTGCCACCCTTCGGGACGTGGTACGCCGCGATGCTGTTCGCGATCGTCCCGCTGCGAAATATCCTGCCCGGGTCACCACCCCCGGGCTCGTGGATCGACCAGGCCGTCGTGCAGTGGGTGCTGCTCGCGCTGGTGTCGGCGATGAGTTTGTACATCCTGGCCTGGATCCGGCAGGGCGACTGA
- the rplN gene encoding 50S ribosomal protein L14, whose protein sequence is MIQQESRLKVADNTGAKEILCIRVLGGSSRRYAGIGDVIVATVKDAIPGGNVKRGDVVKAVVVRTVKERRRSDGSYIKFDENAAVIIKPDNDPRGTRIFGPVGRELREKRFMKIISLAPEVL, encoded by the coding sequence GTGATTCAGCAGGAATCGCGGCTGAAGGTCGCCGACAACACCGGCGCCAAGGAGATCTTGTGCATCCGGGTGCTCGGTGGCTCGTCGCGACGCTACGCCGGCATCGGTGACGTCATCGTCGCCACCGTCAAGGACGCCATCCCGGGTGGCAACGTCAAGCGCGGTGACGTCGTCAAGGCCGTCGTGGTGCGCACCGTCAAGGAGCGCAGGCGTTCCGACGGCAGCTACATCAAGTTCGACGAGAACGCCGCGGTAATCATCAAGCCCGACAACGACCCGCGTGGAACCCGCATCTTCGGGCCGGTCGGGCGCGAACTGCGCGAGAAGCGATTCATGAAGATCATCTCGCTGGCCCCGGAGGTTTTGTAG
- the rplX gene encoding 50S ribosomal protein L24 has translation MKVKKDDTVLVIAGKDKGAKGKVLKVFPDRDRVLVEGVNAIKKHTAVSTNQRGARSGGIVTQEAPIHISNVMVVDSDGKPTRVGYRVDEETGKRVRISKRNGKDI, from the coding sequence ATGAAGGTCAAGAAGGACGACACCGTCCTGGTGATCGCGGGCAAGGACAAGGGCGCCAAAGGCAAAGTGCTCAAGGTTTTCCCAGACCGCGACCGCGTGCTCGTCGAGGGTGTCAACGCGATCAAGAAGCACACCGCGGTTTCGACCAACCAGCGCGGCGCCCGCTCGGGCGGAATTGTCACCCAGGAAGCGCCGATTCACATCTCCAACGTGATGGTGGTCGACTCCGACGGTAAGCCGACCCGCGTCGGTTACCGGGTCGACGAGGAGACCGGCAAGCGCGTCCGAATTTCCAAGCGCAACGGCAAGGACATCTAA
- the rplE gene encoding 50S ribosomal protein L5: MTTTEAHVKAQPRLKERYRNEIRDALHKEFNYGNVMQIPTVTKVVVNMGVGDAARDAKLINGAVSDLALITGQRPEIRKARKSIAQFKLREGMPIGARVTLRGDRMWEFLDRLTSIALPRIRDFRGLSPKQFDGVGNYTFGLAEQSVFHEIDVDKIDRVRGMDINVVTSATNDDEGRALLRALGFPFKEN; encoded by the coding sequence GTGACCACAACAGAGGCCCATGTGAAGGCGCAGCCGCGCCTAAAAGAGCGCTACCGCAACGAGATTCGCGACGCGCTGCACAAGGAATTCAACTACGGCAACGTCATGCAGATCCCGACCGTGACCAAGGTCGTCGTCAACATGGGCGTGGGCGACGCCGCCCGGGACGCAAAATTGATCAACGGCGCCGTCAGCGACCTGGCCTTGATCACCGGGCAGCGGCCCGAAATCCGCAAGGCCCGCAAGTCCATCGCGCAGTTCAAGTTGCGCGAGGGCATGCCGATCGGCGCGCGGGTCACCCTGCGGGGCGACCGGATGTGGGAGTTCCTCGACCGGCTCACTTCCATTGCGCTGCCGCGTATTCGTGACTTCCGCGGGCTTTCGCCCAAGCAGTTCGACGGCGTCGGCAATTACACCTTCGGACTGGCCGAGCAGTCGGTGTTCCACGAGATCGATGTGGACAAGATCGACCGGGTTCGCGGCATGGACATCAACGTCGTCACTTCGGCGACAAACGACGACGAAGGACGAGCGCTGTTGCGGGCTCTCGGCTTTCCGTTCAAGGAGAACTGA
- a CDS encoding type Z 30S ribosomal protein S14 gives MAKKALVNKANAKPRFAVRGYTRCNKCGRPRAVYRKFGLCRICLREMAHAGELPGVQKSSW, from the coding sequence ATGGCTAAGAAGGCACTCGTTAACAAGGCCAATGCCAAGCCGCGCTTCGCGGTGCGTGGTTACACGCGCTGCAACAAGTGCGGACGTCCGCGTGCGGTGTACCGCAAGTTCGGGCTGTGCAGGATCTGCCTGCGCGAAATGGCGCACGCGGGCGAACTGCCCGGCGTGCAGAAGAGCAGCTGGTAA